From the genome of uncultured Methanobacterium sp.:
TTGCAGGTTTAAACCTGACCCTGGAAGAAGGTTCATTCACTGCAGTCATGGGGCCCTCTGGATCTGGTAAATCCACATTCCTGCACGTGGCAGGGATACTGGATACTCCTTCTAAAGGTTTATTCCGGATAAACGGAAGGCAAACCAGTGAATTATCGGTCAAAGAGCAGGCAATTCTTCGGAGAAATGAGATTGGATTCATATTCCAGAGATTCAATCTCTTGTCTCAGCTTTCTGCCCTGGAAAATGTCACTTTACCCATGATCAATGAGGATTCTGAAAAAGCTAAAATGATCTTAGATAAGATGGGCTTGCATGATAAGTACCATAAATTCCCCAACCAGCTTTCTGGTGGAGAACAACAGCGAGTTGCAATTGCCAGAGCTCTTATAAACGATCCTTCAATCATCCTGGCTGATGAACCCACTGGAGAACTTGATACTGTCAATGCCAATTCCATAATGCAGGTATTGCAGGATCTAAACCGGAATGATGGGGTGAGCATTGTAATCGTAACCCACAACCAGGCATCTGCTAATTTTGCTGATGAAATAATTCAAATGCAGGATGGTAAGATCAAAGTAGATGAAAAATAAAGTTTTTAATTGCTACTGGCAATTATTAACTTCTTTTAATTATTTTTTCTCTCTAATAAAGTCTGAATAAAAGATAATAGATCTGGATATCCTTCTTATAATCTTTACAATTTAAGTTTCAGGTTAAAATATGTATTTAAATACTAATTCATTAAATTCAGTCTTTAGCATGATTTCAGAGGTGATTTTCCAGGCAGTGCTAAATTCACCGCGCATATTTCAGTTTGCTATCATAGTAACCAGCGTTGCAAACATGATCTGTTTAACCATGATCATTCACATCTACTGGGGGCAGTACAGGGAAGTTAAATCAAAATTCACCCTTATTCTGGTACTGTTATTCTTACTGTTCATGGCACAGAACTTTCTTTTTACCGTTTATTTCTCATTATATTTGCCTAAAAATTGCATTAATGCAATTGTGCCTTTATTATTTTTGGGTTGTGAATTCATAGTTTTAACCCTATTTTTAAAGGTAGTCCTGAATGAAATCAGTTAAATCTTAATTTATTTAATATGGTGAAATGTATTTATGACACTGTATGTAATCATAATCAGTCATAATGATATTATTGGCCTTTTATGACGAATAAACATGCATATGGATGAACATAGAATGTTATTTTAGTTGTCGAAATCATAAATTTAACTAATAGTTTTGCTTAATGCAAGGAACTGTGTGATCTTATGAGAAAACTGCTCTGGTGGCTGATAGCTGGCTCAACAGGAGGGCCAAATCGGGCTAAGATCATCATGACATTACACCAACGTCCATATAATGCTAATCAGCTTTCAGAAGCTCTTAATTTAAATTATAAGACTGTAAGGCATCATATTAAAGTTCTGGAAGAGAATAACGTCATCACATCCGCGGGTAAGAAGAAGTACGGTGAAATGTACTTCCTTTCTGATGAGATGGAAAGAAATTACAACACATTTCAGGATATCTGGAAAGAACTGGGACAAAACTCAGTTGGAGAATAAGAATAACAAATTTTTAAGCAGTATAGATGGTTTAAGGATTAACACTGTATAAATGGTTTAAGGAGAAAAAATATGACTTTAGCGGAATATGGGCAGTTTGGTGGGGTAGTAATCTTTGTGGCAGTGGCAATTGGAATTGCAAACGTTTGCCTGCTCTTTGGATTATTGTATTCCTACTGGAAGACCTATTGTCAGGTTAAATCCCAATTTACAATAGGATTATTGTATTTCTCCACTTTCCTCCTATTCCAGAATATTTTATCCACCATATTCCTGGCATTACCTCTTTTCATGCCAATAGAATTCCATGGCTCAGAGATAAGCGGGCCCAGATTACCTTTATTTTTAATCAACATAGTCCAGCTCATCGCACTATCAATCCTCTTCAAAATTACTCGTGAATAGGTGATTTCAGAGCAGATTTTAGTGATGATTTTTTGGTTAGTGAATGTTAGATTTTAGTGAATTTGTGCATAATTTGTGCATAATTCTCCCCTCTTTAATGCCTGAATTCGGCATAATCATTTAATAATCAACTTAAATAAAAAATAACTATGTCGTACTTAAAGTTGATCCTAAAAAATCCCTTTAGGAATAAAACAAGAGGTGCCCTTGCAATTGTGGGTATTGCAATTGGAATCATGGTCATAGTGGCTCTGGGCATGGTCACTGGTGGCCTTAAAATGTCAACAACCAGCACCCTCAAAGCAGGAGCTGCTGAAATCAATGTAATGCAGACTGGTTCTGGTAACTTTGGATCAGGAAGGATCAATGAGACCCGTGTCACGGATTTACAAAACATGTCTGGAGTTAAGGAAACTGCCGGACTACTGAAGGCAACTAACACCTCTACCAGCGGATCATCAGTATCCACTAGTTCTACTGGGACATCTACTGGAACTGCCAGTGCAGGATCAGGGGGTCCAAATAGTTTCGGTGGACTTTCAGTAACCGGTATGAACCCGGATAAACTGAGCCTTGCAGGAATTGAGAACGTAACTGGATCGTTATACTCAACTAACAGTGAAAATGAAGTCATAATAGGCAAAACTGCTTCCACAAATCTTAATAAAACTGTGGGAGACACAATCAACTTATTCGGGAAAGATTTCACAATCACTGGAGTTTACGAGACTGGAAGCTTCATGACTGATGGTGGAGTGTTCATGTCCCTCACCACCCTACAGAACCTCACCAGCAACAAAAACACAGTGAGTACCATAGCGGTGAAGCTCAATGAAAATGCCAACACCACTGAGGTAAGTAAATCCATTGAAAATACTTATCCCAATGAACTGTCCACCACCACTGCCGAAGCAATGGCCAGCAGGATGAACAGTGCACTTGGCACCATAGATGCAGCCACATGGGCCATCTCCCTCCTGGCAATTATAATCGGTGGTGTGGGAGTGATAAACACCATGATAATGTCTGTTTTTGAAAGAACAAGGGAAATAGGTGTATTAAAAGCAGTGGGATGGAAAGAAAGGAGAATCCTGGGAATGATCCTGGGTGAATCAGTGGTTTTAACCCTCATCGCCGCAGTGGTGGGAACCATAATCGCAGTGGTGGGAGTGGTAGTACTACTGGCATTTTCCTTCGGAGGAACCATACAACCGTCCTTTGCACCGGAAATATTCCTGGAGGCATTCGTGGTTGCATTTGTAGTGGGAATAATCGGTGGATTGTACCCGGCATACAGAGCATCCCGACTATCACCAACCGAGGCGCTGCGCTATGAATAATCAATACTCTGAGGATGGAACTATGGATAATGATAAGAACATCATCGAAATCCACGATCTTAAAAAAAGTTACGATGATGGAACTATAAAAGCATTAAACGGTCTCAACCTGGAAGTGAAGAAGGGTGAATTTCTATCCATAATGGGACCCTCTGGTTCCGGGAAATCAACACTCCTCAACATGATCGGAGCCCTGGATGTGGCTGATGAAGGATCGATTCATGTGGCCGGTATTGACCTCATGAAGACCAAAGAACTGAGTAAATTTCGTTCCCAGGAGATTGGGTTTGTCTTCCAGATGCACAACCTGATACCGAACCTCACTATCCTGGAGAATGTGGAAATACCCCTGTATGAAACAGATTTATCCAGTGAACAGATGAGGGAAAGGGCAATGGAACTTTTAAAGGCAGTAGGCCTGGAGGACCGGATAGATCAGATACCTACCAAGCTCTCAGGTGGGCAGCGTCAGAGGGTGGCCATTGCCAGGGCACTGGTGAACCGCCCCTCCATAATCCTGGCCGATGAACCCACCGGGTCTCTGGACTCCCAGACTGGGGATGTAATCCTGAAACTCCTGCGTGACTTGCATGAAAAGGAAAATGTAACCCTGGTCATGGTAACTCATGAACCATACGTGGGAAAAATGGCTGAAAGGATTGTAAACGTGCTTGATGGGAAAATTAAGATTTAGTTAGATAACTAATTAGATTAAATAACTCGAGTGAAAGGTGAATTTCTGCCTCCAATGGAATTCACCTCAATTTTTTTATTTACAGTTCATGATTCATGGTTGATACAATGATAACCGGAGAAATTGGCTTAGCCCTGATTATTGTGGCAGTTGCCATTGGAATTGCGAACATTATTCTGTTACTGTTTTTACTCAAAACATACTGGAAAACTTATAAACAAATAAAATCAGGATTCACCATAGGTTTGGTGTATTTTTCATCCTTTCTCATCCTCCAGAACATAGTATCCACTATTTTCATTGCTTTACTACTTGTAATTCCTATGGATGTTCACATTTCGGAATTGCATGGTCCAAGACTCCCTCTATTTTTGATTAACCTGGTGCAACTAGTGGCACTATCTATACTGGTTAAGATAACCAGGGAATGAATCAAATAAATGATAATTAACTTACTTTTTCTAGAATTTAAATCATTTTTTATAGGATAATTAGCTCATTTTTTTTTAATTTAAGGATGATTTGTAAGGTAATTATTTTTAACATTGATATGGAAAAGATCTGGAATAAACCTGGAACTGATCCAGAAAAGAACTGGAAAAATATTTTTATTCTAAATAAATCTCATTTTAGCTAGGGATTGGTAAAAAAATATTTAATAAGGAGTTTTAATTTATTTCCTTGTTAATATGAATCCCCATATATCTAAACGCTAAAATGAGGTGTGTTATGAATTATGCAATTGAAACTGCCCATCTCACCAAAAATTACGGTGATTTTAATGCAGTTAATGATCTGGAAATTAAGGTCCCAGCAGGAAAGGTTTACGGTTTCCTGGGAAGAAACGGATCCGGAAAAACCACAACAATAAGAATGATAATGGGTCTCATAAGGCCGGATAATGGAAATGTTAAGATTTTTGGTCGTAAAATCGGTAGAAACCGCAGTCAATATCTGGCAGATATAGGGGCCATAATAGAAACTCCAGGATTTTACCCCAACCTCCCAGCCTATGAGAACCTGGAGATAACTGCCAAAATGTTCAAAGCCCCTGAAGAGCGGATAAATGAGGCACTGGAGACAGTTGGATTGAAGGGATATCCTGGTATTAATAATAAAAAAGTGGGAAAATTCTCTCTGGGGATGAAACAACGTTTAGGCATAGCCAATGCCCTCGTACATTCTCCCAGAATACTCATCCTTGATGAACCAACCAATGGTCTAGATCCTGCAGGAATCATAGAAATGCGGAAGCTAATTCGCCATCTCTCCCAATCCATGGGCATAACCATATTAGTATCCAGCCATCTACTCCTGGAAGTACAGCAGATCGCCGATTATATTGGAATTATTGATCAGGGGAAGCTGATTCAGGAAGGCAGTATCGATATTGTAAATGCCAATGAACAAAGCTTCCTGGCCTTAGAAACTGACAAATTACAGAAAACTGGTCAACTACTAAAATCTCTAGGTTTTGATTATGAAAAGATAGATACTGGGTTTAAAATATTCTGTAATCGTGAAGAAAATGTAATAATAAATAAAAAACTGGTGGATAATCAAATAAACGTTTACAACCTGGAATCAGTTTCTAAAACACTTGAAGAAAGATTTTTAGGAATTACAAACTCACAGGAGCTTGTAGTATGATAGATCTGCTTCAATCTGAATATAAGAAGTATAAAAACACTTATATTTACAGTTTAGGACTTTTAGGGATGATATCCCCGGTGATCCTCATTGCCATAGGTACCTTCATGGTAAGGGATGACCTGATTACTCAGGGAATTTATACCTGGCACTCCTTTTTTGGAAGGTTGGTAGCATTTTTTGTGTATTTAATTGGACCACTGCTTACTTCATTTATTGCAATAAGCGCGATTACACATGAATACCAGTCCCATACCATGGGAAATATGTTAACTACTCCATATTCGCGATTAAAAATTATTCTGGGGAAATTAGGGTATGTATCTCTCCTGGTAATTGGATTTTACGTTTGTGTGGCCGTAACTAACATCATCTGTGCTGTTATTTTGGGTTTCACTATAACTAACACGGAATTAATTGATTACACCAGTTATTTGATGCTGGCGGGGGTAACCACCCTGGTAATTGTGCCACTGGCACTGCTCTTAACTGTCGTATTCAGGAGTTTTATTCCCGCAATGATAATTTCAGTTGCAGGAACAATACCTAATTTCGCGGTTTATCACTGGGATAAGTGTTATCTATCGCCATGGGGTGTTCCGGAAGTAATAGTGTTAAAAGCAGCAGGATATTTAAATAATATAGACACTGTCTATCCGCTGATCTCTATTTTGGTATACGCGGGCTTGTTTATCAGTGCTCTTTTAATATACTTCCATTATTCCGACCAGTATTAAAGAGGGAGGCTTATTTTTTAAGCCTCTTAAATATCCAAATGGGAATGTGCAAACATAAATCCGATGACCTTAATATAACTCTAATAAAACATAGGTAAAATTAGGGTTTTTTAAAAAAGAGGTTAACATGAGACGGATGCTATGGTATTTGATTGCAGGCACCAGGGGTGGTGTAAATCGGGCAAAAATCATAAATTTCCTGAACCAGAGGCCATATAATGTTAACCAGCTTGCAGAAATGCTGAGTGTGGACTATAAAACTATAAGGTACCACATTGATGTTCTTGAAGAAAATGAAATAGTCACACCAGCCGGGGAGAAATACGGTACAATGTACTTTTTAACCAGTAAAATGGAAGAAAACTACCAGACTTTCTTAGAGATATGGGAAGAAGTGGTAAACAAATAATTTTCTAAAACTGACTAACTGTATAATAATTTATAAATAAAATCAATAAACGAAAGGGGCATAAAAATGGCAATAGCCAGTACAACAGATGTATTGACACTTTATATAGCAGCAATCATAGGAATAGGATGTGTTTGTCTTTTATTAACATTATTATACATTTATTGGCAAAATTACCGTGAAATAAAATCTAAATTTAACCTAGGATTTTTATTCTTTGCAGTATTCCTATTGTTCCAGAGTCTATTTTTAACTTTGAGCATACTGTTTCATGGAGGTTTTGCCCGTGGAACAGGAGTGCTTTTAATTATTAATAATCTGGCACTCTTTATCGCACTATCAATACTGCTTAAAGTCACCTGGTAATTAATTCCTTCTTTTTTTAAAGGGATGGTTAAGGAAATTAAAATTATGAATTTTTTATTTTTGATTATTAATTAGTCAGTTTCTTAATCCTTTTTTATCCATTAAAATGCGTCTTAATGCGCTATATCTAGCCGTTTAATGAGATAAATATGATTTTGGCTATTTTTTGAATATATAATCTGTAATATTATTTATTTGAATTTATTTAATAAAATCTTGAATAGATCTGGAATAAACCTGGAATCAATCCTGGATTAATCTAGTCTAGAATAGGATATAAACTTGAAATAACTATTTTTACTGATTATAAGATTATTATAATCATGGAATAAGAGAAATGGCCATGATGATAATCATGTCTTAATGTTTGGCTAAAAAGAGGTTAAATATTTAAAAATAAACATGGAGGAAATAAATGTCTAACTGGTTAATGAGTTTTAGAAATTTAAAAAGGCGTCGTTTACGCACAGTTTTCACAATATCGGGGATAGCGATTGGAATAGCTTTAATGGTGGTATTACTTTCCATGCTTAATGGTATGGATGTCAGGCTAACTGAACAAGTCAAGGGACTAACTGGAGCCGATCTTACAGTTTATAACTCCACCACTCAAAGTGGAGAAGGACAGGGACCTCAATCTATGGTAATTCAGCCTTACGATAATATAAATGAAGCAGATGCTGAAATTGTTAAAAATATTTCCGGGGTTGATGCAGTATCTTTAATATTAACTTCCAATGGATTTGCAAAAACTTCCAATAACATTACTCAACTGCGAATAAATGGAATTGAACCAGATTCCTATGACTATGTGTCAGGGGGAATAAATGTTGTATCCGGTTCTTCACTAAAACCGGGTGATGATAATTCAGTTGTACTTGGAAAATCAGTGAGTGATGCTCTGGGAGTGGGAGTTGATGATAAAATTTCCCTTGGCAATAACGAGAACGATACCCGAAAATTCACAGTTGTGGGAATTTATGAAACCGGAATGGGGATAATGGATGCTGCAGGATACACATCTTTAGATGCTGCTCAAAATCTAACTGGAAAAGAAGGGAAAATCTCCAATATTCAGGTTAAAACAAAGAATCCAAAGCAGGTAGATGAAATAGCAAATCTAATACCTGGAAAAATTCAGGGAGTCAAAGTAATCACTCAAAAATCAATACTTCAAAAAATGACCGATATGTTAAACACTATCCAGGTATTTGTCAGTTCTCTTGGACTCATTGCCCTTCTTGCAGGAAGTTTTGGAGTAATAAACACTATGCTAATGTCAGTTTATGAAAGAACCCGCGAAATTGGTATATTAAAAGCTATAGGTTCTAGAAATTCCGTAATAATGAAAATATTTCTCATTGAAGCAATACTAATTGGATTGATAAGCTCAACAGTGGGTTGTGTTTTAGGGATTATAATAATATACGTATTTCCTTTAACAGATGATATCATGGCCCCTATGGTTAGCCCATCAATTATAGGGATTTCAATGGCACTTGGACTTATGGTGAGTGCCCTTGCAGGGATATATCCTGCTTGGAGAGCTTCCAAAATGAATATTGTGGAGGCAATTAAAAATGTCTGAAAATATCTTAAAAACCATTGATCTATGCAAAGTATACAGAAGGGGCAAAGTAGATGTTCATGCCCTAAAAGACGCCAATATGGAAATAACAAATGGGGAAATAGTTTGCCTAGCAGGACCATCAGGATCAGGGAAAAGCACAATCTTAAATCTTTTGGGAGGTGTTGATAAACCTACTTCAGGCAAGATCATGATTAATGGTAATGATCTTACAAAAATGAGCGAAACTGAGCTTTCAGACTTCCGATTAAAAAATGTTGGGCTGGTTTTCCAGTTTTTTAATCTTATTCCAACATTAACTGCAAAAGAAAATGTTGAATTTCCATTGATACTAGCTAACGTCCCGCAAATTGAAAGGGATTCAAGAGCAGTTGAATTACTGGAACTTGTGGGTTTAGGACATCGTGTAGATCATAAACCTGAAGAATTAAGTGGAGGAGAACAGCAAAGAGTGGCTATAGCAAGATCCTTAGCCAATAATCCCTCAATAATAATTGCTGATGAGCCTACTGGAGATTTAGATTCAGATACTTCCAGTAACTTTATGGATCTTGTGGAAGATTTAAATAAAAAACGAGGTCAGACTTTCATAATTTCTTCACATGATTCCATGATCATTGAACGAGTTCCAAGGGTCTACAGGATTAGAGATGGTAAAATCAGTAATTAATTTTTTTTTATTTTTTTTAGATTTTTCAGGGGTACATGGGATAGCCCTGTGAAAATACTCGATTTTTTTTAAATGGGCCTGCACTGTTTATCAAAAAATTTGAATATGCTTGGATCTTATTAAATATTGTAACTTAATTTAAAGACATCACTGTATCCAAGACATATTTATGTTAATTTGTAGAGAGGGAGATTATGGAAATTTCAGTTATATTGGCCCATCCTTACCCTGAAAGCTTTAACCATGCCATTTACCAGACAGTTCTGGATTGTTTGAAAGAAAACGGACACCAGGTTCATCCCCACAATCTTTATGAAGAAGGGTTTAACTCTCTCCTTGAGGGTCCTGAACTTGCCACTGGGGAAACATCCGACCCCCTGGTTTTAAAACATCGTCATGAGATAACAAAGGCCCAGGGTATTATTATCATACACCCCAACTGGTGGGGTCAGCCCCCAGCAATATTAAAAGGGTGGACAGACCGGGTGCTTAGATCAGGTGTGGCCTACCAGTTTGAAGAGGGGGATGATGGTTCAGGAGTACCAGAAGGTTTACTGGTAGCAGAAGCAGCCATTGTATTTAACACTTCCAACACCCCTGGAGAAAGGGAGAAACTAATTTTTGGCGACCCACTGGAGAGGATATGGAAGGACTGTGTATTCGATTTCTGTGGAATAAAGAAGTTCCACCGGAAAATGTTCCGCGTGGTGGCCAGCAGCACTGTGAAGGAACGTGATTCATGGTTAAAAGAGGTTAAGGAAACCATTAACAACTACTTCCCGAAGGGGTGAAATTTAACCTCTCATTTGTAGATTGAGCGTACAAATTAAGTTTATATACAACAATTTTTCTTTTATAGATGATTTTAAACCAAATATATTTTTTAGTTCAGTGATGTGTCTAAAATATTTTTTTCTTGCCGATGAATATTCCTTGCCAGTTTATCTTAATCAAGCGGCTGTTACGAATTTGGTCAAAATAAAAGGAAGTAAGTAACAATGAAAATGCGAATGAAAAATTATATTGAGTCTCATTAGCTGCATTAACTGGCCTCATTAAGAAGATTAAAATCAACCATTGGAGTAAAATTAAAAAAGACATGGTCAAAAAATAATTATGTGTTATATTTAATTTTCTGTCTTCACGATAATATCCATATAAAATAGCTATCATGCCAATAGAACTACCGTATAAATATATGGGTGATATGGACAGTGCAAATCCTGTTAAACAAATGATTATTATTATGATCCCTATCACTATCATGATCCCTTTTATCCTGTCAGCCAATATCAGATTATTTTGATTTTTTCCAAGGTATTTTAAGTCGCTTTTGAGAATTTTTTTAATTAAATATATGCTCATCACCGGAGCAATGGCCAAAACAAAAAGTGTATAGATCGTTAATGGAATTTGACTGATAAATAAGACATTAATCACAAGTAACCATTGGAATAAGTTAATACCAAACATAGCCAAAAAACAAGTAATTTTTTCAAGAAATTTTTCATTTTGACTATAAACTCCATTGATAATTATTAATATCCCCATCGTAATGAGTAATAGGTCTAAAGGAGAGTTAGACTGTGAAAAAGATGCTGAAAACAAAAGTGTTATCCCAATGCCTATAAGAAATAATATAAATTTTAAATTTCTATTATCATTTTCCACAGTCAATCACCTTTCATATTCAGGAAAAGTGTATTCTTATCCTTATAATTACTACTATTTAGATAACATCAGTTATGTCTTTTCAAGGCATAGTTAAAACTCTTTGTAATAGTTTATAGATTGCAAACATAACTATTAAAAGAATTATATTTCCAAAATAAACCTTCCATCCTAAAAGAAGGTTCAAATATAATCATTTTAAATAACTATCAAGTAATGGGGGAAAATATTTGAACAAAAGTAAACTATTAAAAGATTTTATTTTGGATAGGGAAACTCTCATAATGCCCAATGCCTTCGACCCCATCAGTGCCCGGATGATTGAAAATGCGGGTTTTAAGGCAGTTCAGTGTTCTGGATACAGTTTTTCCATTAGGGCTGCTTATTCAAAGGAGAGTGAAGTTACTCTGGAGGATAACCTGGAATGGACTCGCCAGATAGTGAATGCAGTGGACGTGCCAGTGATGGCCGATGCTGAAGACGGATACGGGGACGCAGGAACTATCCCTGAAACTGTGCGCAGGTTCATGGGGGTAGGGGTTGCCGGCTTGAACCTGGAAGACCAGATACTGGGAAAATCAGGGCCAATGGAACTTGTAGGCCAGGAGGTAATGGTTGAAAAGATTGCAAGAGCCAGGGAGACAGCTGAACATGAGGGGAATCCTGATCTGGTCATAAATGGTCGCACTGATGCCCTCAAATCAGAACCTGATCGGGAAAAGGCTTTGGATGTGGCTATTGAAAGGGCTAACTCTTATTTAGATGCTGGGGCCACTCTGGCTTTCATAGTGTACACGGCCACCCTGGAAGAAGTTCGGACCATCGCCCG
Proteins encoded in this window:
- a CDS encoding ABC transporter permease, which translates into the protein MIDLLQSEYKKYKNTYIYSLGLLGMISPVILIAIGTFMVRDDLITQGIYTWHSFFGRLVAFFVYLIGPLLTSFIAISAITHEYQSHTMGNMLTTPYSRLKIILGKLGYVSLLVIGFYVCVAVTNIICAVILGFTITNTELIDYTSYLMLAGVTTLVIVPLALLLTVVFRSFIPAMIISVAGTIPNFAVYHWDKCYLSPWGVPEVIVLKAAGYLNNIDTVYPLISILVYAGLFISALLIYFHYSDQY
- a CDS encoding isocitrate lyase/PEP mutase family protein, whose amino-acid sequence is MNKSKLLKDFILDRETLIMPNAFDPISARMIENAGFKAVQCSGYSFSIRAAYSKESEVTLEDNLEWTRQIVNAVDVPVMADAEDGYGDAGTIPETVRRFMGVGVAGLNLEDQILGKSGPMELVGQEVMVEKIARARETAEHEGNPDLVINGRTDALKSEPDREKALDVAIERANSYLDAGATLAFIVYTATLEEVRTIAREVKGPVTIAAGMPYNLHNFTIDDLRRFGVARVSLPSLLIYSSLKGMERALNHVKMNEMEKLLENGDLYSVEDLNDLL
- a CDS encoding winged helix-turn-helix domain-containing protein, with product MRRMLWYLIAGTRGGVNRAKIINFLNQRPYNVNQLAEMLSVDYKTIRYHIDVLEENEIVTPAGEKYGTMYFLTSKMEENYQTFLEIWEEVVNK
- a CDS encoding ABC transporter ATP-binding protein, with amino-acid sequence MNYAIETAHLTKNYGDFNAVNDLEIKVPAGKVYGFLGRNGSGKTTTIRMIMGLIRPDNGNVKIFGRKIGRNRSQYLADIGAIIETPGFYPNLPAYENLEITAKMFKAPEERINEALETVGLKGYPGINNKKVGKFSLGMKQRLGIANALVHSPRILILDEPTNGLDPAGIIEMRKLIRHLSQSMGITILVSSHLLLEVQQIADYIGIIDQGKLIQEGSIDIVNANEQSFLALETDKLQKTGQLLKSLGFDYEKIDTGFKIFCNREENVIINKKLVDNQINVYNLESVSKTLEERFLGITNSQELVV
- a CDS encoding ABC transporter ATP-binding protein — encoded protein: MTNHILEFKDVWKTYHMGDSDVNALAGLNLTLEEGSFTAVMGPSGSGKSTFLHVAGILDTPSKGLFRINGRQTSELSVKEQAILRRNEIGFIFQRFNLLSQLSALENVTLPMINEDSEKAKMILDKMGLHDKYHKFPNQLSGGEQQRVAIARALINDPSIILADEPTGELDTVNANSIMQVLQDLNRNDGVSIVIVTHNQASANFADEIIQMQDGKIKVDEK
- a CDS encoding winged helix-turn-helix domain-containing protein, which codes for MRKLLWWLIAGSTGGPNRAKIIMTLHQRPYNANQLSEALNLNYKTVRHHIKVLEENNVITSAGKKKYGEMYFLSDEMERNYNTFQDIWKELGQNSVGE
- a CDS encoding ABC transporter ATP-binding protein; translation: MSENILKTIDLCKVYRRGKVDVHALKDANMEITNGEIVCLAGPSGSGKSTILNLLGGVDKPTSGKIMINGNDLTKMSETELSDFRLKNVGLVFQFFNLIPTLTAKENVEFPLILANVPQIERDSRAVELLELVGLGHRVDHKPEELSGGEQQRVAIARSLANNPSIIIADEPTGDLDSDTSSNFMDLVEDLNKKRGQTFIISSHDSMIIERVPRVYRIRDGKISN
- a CDS encoding ABC transporter permease, with product MSYLKLILKNPFRNKTRGALAIVGIAIGIMVIVALGMVTGGLKMSTTSTLKAGAAEINVMQTGSGNFGSGRINETRVTDLQNMSGVKETAGLLKATNTSTSGSSVSTSSTGTSTGTASAGSGGPNSFGGLSVTGMNPDKLSLAGIENVTGSLYSTNSENEVIIGKTASTNLNKTVGDTINLFGKDFTITGVYETGSFMTDGGVFMSLTTLQNLTSNKNTVSTIAVKLNENANTTEVSKSIENTYPNELSTTTAEAMASRMNSALGTIDAATWAISLLAIIIGGVGVINTMIMSVFERTREIGVLKAVGWKERRILGMILGESVVLTLIAAVVGTIIAVVGVVVLLAFSFGGTIQPSFAPEIFLEAFVVAFVVGIIGGLYPAYRASRLSPTEALRYE
- a CDS encoding ABC transporter permease; translated protein: MSNWLMSFRNLKRRRLRTVFTISGIAIGIALMVVLLSMLNGMDVRLTEQVKGLTGADLTVYNSTTQSGEGQGPQSMVIQPYDNINEADAEIVKNISGVDAVSLILTSNGFAKTSNNITQLRINGIEPDSYDYVSGGINVVSGSSLKPGDDNSVVLGKSVSDALGVGVDDKISLGNNENDTRKFTVVGIYETGMGIMDAAGYTSLDAAQNLTGKEGKISNIQVKTKNPKQVDEIANLIPGKIQGVKVITQKSILQKMTDMLNTIQVFVSSLGLIALLAGSFGVINTMLMSVYERTREIGILKAIGSRNSVIMKIFLIEAILIGLISSTVGCVLGIIIIYVFPLTDDIMAPMVSPSIIGISMALGLMVSALAGIYPAWRASKMNIVEAIKNV
- a CDS encoding ABC transporter ATP-binding protein encodes the protein MNNQYSEDGTMDNDKNIIEIHDLKKSYDDGTIKALNGLNLEVKKGEFLSIMGPSGSGKSTLLNMIGALDVADEGSIHVAGIDLMKTKELSKFRSQEIGFVFQMHNLIPNLTILENVEIPLYETDLSSEQMRERAMELLKAVGLEDRIDQIPTKLSGGQRQRVAIARALVNRPSIILADEPTGSLDSQTGDVILKLLRDLHEKENVTLVMVTHEPYVGKMAERIVNVLDGKIKI
- a CDS encoding NAD(P)H-dependent oxidoreductase, translated to MEISVILAHPYPESFNHAIYQTVLDCLKENGHQVHPHNLYEEGFNSLLEGPELATGETSDPLVLKHRHEITKAQGIIIIHPNWWGQPPAILKGWTDRVLRSGVAYQFEEGDDGSGVPEGLLVAEAAIVFNTSNTPGEREKLIFGDPLERIWKDCVFDFCGIKKFHRKMFRVVASSTVKERDSWLKEVKETINNYFPKG